A genomic segment from Pseudomonas sessilinigenes encodes:
- a CDS encoding WD40/YVTN/BNR-like repeat-containing protein: protein MLLRLGLFIAGLYLSIAQAAPVLPALERPAQILREIPTASLQSIASAASRLVAVGERGVIVISDDQAHSWQQVDSPVSVGLTSVRFIDSRHGWATGHGAVVLATTDGGSTWARQLDGNQAAQQLLAAAGSGPGQAVEEAERMVADGADKPLLDLWFFDAQHGIVVGAYGLAFETRDGGQHWQGISSRFPGGSDRHLYAIRARGNEVVIAGESGTLLYSNDRGRTFRRCVVPYEGSFFTAQISAPGELLLAGLRGNVWKSSDAGEHWSQVPALGLDSIVASSVDAQGQVLLANQGGSLMRLEHERLLRLPGQLPPLNGILALDNGEAVVASVRGVFLVKKVSLQ from the coding sequence ATGCTTTTGCGTCTTGGCTTATTCATTGCCGGTCTTTATCTATCCATCGCCCAGGCGGCGCCTGTACTGCCAGCCCTGGAGCGGCCGGCGCAAATACTGCGAGAAATACCGACCGCCAGCCTGCAGAGCATCGCTAGCGCCGCAAGCCGGCTGGTGGCGGTGGGTGAGCGCGGGGTCATCGTCATCAGCGATGACCAGGCCCATAGCTGGCAGCAAGTGGACTCGCCGGTGAGTGTCGGGTTGACGTCGGTGCGCTTCATCGATTCGCGCCATGGCTGGGCCACGGGCCATGGCGCAGTGGTGCTGGCCACCACCGATGGCGGCAGCACCTGGGCCAGGCAACTGGACGGCAACCAGGCCGCGCAGCAGCTGTTGGCGGCGGCCGGCAGTGGCCCAGGGCAGGCCGTGGAGGAGGCCGAGCGCATGGTCGCGGACGGCGCGGACAAACCGCTGCTGGATCTGTGGTTCTTCGATGCACAACACGGCATCGTGGTGGGCGCCTATGGCCTGGCCTTCGAAACCCGTGACGGCGGTCAGCATTGGCAGGGTATTTCCTCACGCTTTCCCGGAGGCTCCGATCGGCACCTTTATGCCATCCGCGCACGTGGCAACGAAGTGGTGATCGCCGGCGAGAGCGGTACGCTGCTGTATTCCAATGACCGCGGGCGGACCTTCCGCCGCTGCGTCGTGCCCTATGAGGGCAGCTTCTTCACCGCCCAGATCAGCGCACCGGGCGAGTTACTGCTGGCCGGCCTACGCGGCAACGTGTGGAAGAGCAGCGATGCCGGAGAGCACTGGAGCCAGGTTCCGGCTCTGGGTTTGGATTCGATCGTTGCGTCATCGGTCGATGCCCAAGGCCAGGTGCTGCTGGCCAACCAGGGAGGGAGCCTCATGCGCCTTGAGCACGAGCGCCTGCTGCGCCTGCCGGGGCAGTTACCGCCCTTGAATGGAATTCTGGCCCTGGATAATGGCGAGGCCGTCGTGGCCTCCGTACGTGGTGTCTTTCTTGTGAAGAAGGTGAGCCTGCAATGA
- a CDS encoding efflux RND transporter permease subunit: MTAMSPSLSQETQASELQAHSGSWIERLVFSHRPWVVLVCMLLTALLAWQALQLKLNASFEKTIPRQHPYIQTFLQYQAELTGLGNAVRISVGNPGASLYDKHYMETLRALSDEVFLIPGVDRIRMKSLWSPSTSWLAVTEEGLEGGPVIPRGFDGSPRSLEQLQANIERSGEIGQTVALDRRSSLIYVPLLATTPDGQALDYAALSQELERLRDKYQQQGVEVRISGFAKVVGDLIDGVRIMLVFFAVAALVAALMVYGYTRCIRSTVLVLLASIIAVVWQLGLMHALGYSLDPYSILVPFLVFAIGMSHGAQKMNGIMQDIGRGRPRLEAARMTFRRLFLAGLTALLADAVGFAVLLAIDIQVIRELAIAASIGVALLIFTNLILLPVLLSYTGVSTRAAARSLRDDQVQFRRNYWRGVELFTQRRWATVALVVAGVMAVGGWLASTHLQIGDLDPGAPELRPESRYNQDAAFMNKAYGTASDLLAVLVTTPEGQCADYAILNKVDALEWQLRQIPGVESVQSLATMNRRMLVAMNEGNPKWYELVPNQAILNSTTAKVPRGLSNDSCSLLTLYAYLGDHKAATLERVTAHVEAFAQENDGPGVQFKLAAGSAGIEAATNIAVKNAWRTMLLMVYAAVIVLCFIAFRSWRAVVIAVLPLMLTSVLAEALMVWLGMGVKVSTLPVIALGVGIGVDYALYILSVTLAGVRSGASLAQAYRQALNFTGRVVVLTGFTLAIGVVTWTFSPIKFQADMGLLLAFMFIWNMLGALILIPALAYWLVPAFRPVPSEPA; encoded by the coding sequence ATGACTGCCATGAGTCCCAGCTTGTCGCAAGAGACCCAAGCCAGCGAGCTCCAAGCGCATTCGGGCTCCTGGATCGAGCGCCTGGTGTTCTCCCATCGTCCCTGGGTGGTGCTGGTCTGCATGCTGCTCACCGCATTGCTGGCCTGGCAGGCGCTGCAGCTCAAGCTCAACGCCAGCTTCGAGAAGACCATCCCGCGCCAGCACCCCTACATCCAGACCTTCCTGCAGTACCAGGCCGAGTTGACCGGGCTGGGTAACGCCGTACGCATCTCGGTCGGCAATCCCGGTGCCAGCCTCTATGACAAGCACTACATGGAAACCTTGCGGGCGCTGAGCGATGAGGTGTTCCTCATCCCTGGCGTCGACCGGATCCGCATGAAAAGCCTGTGGTCGCCCTCGACCAGCTGGCTGGCGGTCACCGAAGAGGGCCTGGAAGGCGGGCCGGTGATCCCCAGGGGGTTCGATGGCAGCCCGAGGAGTCTCGAACAACTGCAAGCCAACATCGAGCGCTCGGGCGAAATCGGCCAGACCGTGGCGCTGGATCGCCGTTCTTCGCTGATCTACGTGCCGCTGCTGGCGACCACCCCGGATGGCCAGGCGCTGGACTACGCCGCGTTGTCCCAGGAGCTCGAGCGACTGCGCGACAAGTACCAACAGCAAGGGGTAGAGGTGCGGATCAGCGGATTCGCCAAGGTGGTGGGGGACCTGATCGATGGCGTGAGGATCATGCTGGTGTTCTTCGCCGTGGCCGCGCTGGTGGCGGCCCTGATGGTGTATGGCTATACCCGCTGTATCCGCTCCACGGTGCTGGTGCTCCTGGCGTCGATCATTGCCGTGGTCTGGCAATTGGGGCTGATGCACGCCCTGGGCTACTCGCTGGACCCGTACTCGATCCTGGTGCCGTTCCTGGTCTTCGCCATCGGCATGAGCCACGGGGCGCAGAAGATGAACGGCATCATGCAGGACATCGGTCGCGGCAGGCCACGCCTGGAGGCCGCACGCATGACCTTTCGCCGACTGTTCCTGGCAGGACTGACCGCGCTTCTGGCCGATGCGGTGGGTTTTGCCGTGTTGCTGGCCATCGATATCCAGGTCATTCGCGAACTGGCCATTGCGGCGAGCATCGGTGTAGCGCTGTTGATCTTCACCAACCTGATCCTGCTGCCGGTGTTGCTCAGCTATACCGGCGTCAGTACCAGGGCGGCCGCCCGCAGCTTGCGTGACGACCAGGTCCAGTTCCGGCGCAACTACTGGCGCGGCGTGGAGCTGTTCACCCAGCGCCGCTGGGCCACGGTGGCGCTGGTGGTGGCCGGGGTGATGGCGGTGGGTGGCTGGCTTGCCAGCACCCACCTGCAGATCGGCGATCTTGACCCCGGGGCTCCGGAGTTGCGGCCCGAGAGCCGCTACAACCAGGACGCAGCCTTCATGAACAAGGCCTACGGCACTGCCAGTGACCTGCTGGCGGTGCTGGTCACCACCCCCGAGGGCCAGTGTGCGGACTACGCCATCCTGAACAAGGTGGATGCCCTGGAGTGGCAGCTGCGGCAGATTCCCGGGGTAGAGAGCGTGCAATCTTTGGCGACGATGAATCGTCGCATGCTGGTGGCGATGAACGAGGGCAACCCCAAGTGGTACGAGCTGGTGCCGAACCAGGCGATCCTCAACTCGACCACCGCCAAGGTCCCGCGTGGGCTGAGCAATGACAGCTGCAGCCTGCTGACGTTGTATGCCTACCTCGGCGACCACAAGGCCGCCACCCTGGAACGGGTGACCGCCCATGTCGAGGCCTTCGCCCAGGAAAACGATGGCCCTGGGGTGCAGTTCAAGCTGGCGGCGGGCAGCGCCGGTATCGAGGCGGCGACCAATATTGCGGTCAAGAACGCCTGGCGCACCATGTTGCTGATGGTCTACGCGGCGGTCATCGTGCTGTGCTTCATCGCCTTTCGCAGTTGGCGCGCTGTGGTGATCGCCGTGCTGCCACTGATGCTCACCAGCGTACTGGCCGAGGCGTTGATGGTCTGGCTCGGCATGGGAGTGAAGGTGTCGACGCTGCCGGTGATCGCCCTGGGCGTAGGCATCGGTGTCGACTATGCGCTCTACATTCTCAGCGTCACCCTGGCGGGCGTGCGCAGCGGTGCGTCCCTGGCCCAGGCCTACCGTCAGGCATTGAACTTCACCGGCCGGGTGGTGGTGCTGACCGGCTTCACCCTGGCCATCGGCGTGGTCACCTGGACCTTCAGCCCGATCAAGTTCCAGGCCGACATGGGCCTGCTGCTGGCCTTCATGTTCATCTGGAACATGCTGGGCGCACTGATCCTGATTCCGGCGCTGGCCTATTGGCTGGTGCCGGCGTTTCGCCCGGTTCCGTCCGAGCCGGCATGA
- a CDS encoding quinone oxidoreductase family protein, giving the protein MRAIQLNEYGSVDNYQLVEVPAPQVGPGQVRIKVEYAGMRWGDVMHRTGTLKRDTPPPFIAGLEAAGRIDQVGAGVTGLKIGDKVAAAVLEGGFAEYVVAPAEGLKPLPPSIALDKALAYFLNMRVAYMIVYQWAKVREGETVLLHAAAGGIGLLVLQILKRKFSNVRVIGICSSEDKVQLLRANGCDHVVNRKTQNYVDEINRICGPKTSGFFVGGEQGGGVDVSINGVSGPTIATDAQVIRKRGRWVIFGRQAGDSMPPINTQPICYDGITIMPYSIVAWFGQPEWDASEAFTLEWLESETLYEIEQWPLEQVAAAEHSLESGKSSGKLVIRVAPSDA; this is encoded by the coding sequence ATGCGCGCTATCCAACTCAATGAATATGGCTCGGTCGACAACTACCAACTGGTCGAGGTCCCAGCTCCGCAAGTCGGGCCTGGGCAAGTTCGGATCAAGGTCGAGTACGCCGGCATGCGCTGGGGCGATGTCATGCATCGCACCGGCACGCTCAAGCGTGACACGCCGCCGCCGTTCATCGCCGGGCTGGAAGCGGCTGGCCGTATCGACCAGGTCGGTGCCGGGGTGACCGGCCTGAAGATCGGCGACAAGGTTGCCGCGGCGGTACTCGAAGGCGGTTTCGCCGAATACGTCGTTGCCCCCGCCGAAGGTCTCAAGCCGCTCCCGCCATCGATCGCGCTGGACAAGGCGCTGGCCTATTTCCTCAATATGCGGGTGGCCTACATGATCGTGTATCAATGGGCCAAGGTCCGTGAGGGCGAGACCGTGCTGCTCCATGCCGCAGCCGGCGGCATTGGCCTTTTGGTATTGCAGATCCTCAAGCGCAAGTTCAGCAACGTCCGAGTGATCGGCATCTGCAGTTCGGAGGACAAAGTGCAGTTGTTGCGTGCCAACGGCTGCGACCACGTCGTCAATCGCAAGACGCAGAACTACGTGGACGAGATCAATCGCATCTGTGGTCCCAAGACCAGCGGCTTCTTTGTCGGCGGTGAGCAGGGGGGCGGGGTCGATGTCTCGATCAACGGCGTTTCCGGGCCGACGATCGCCACTGATGCCCAGGTCATTCGCAAGCGTGGCCGCTGGGTCATCTTTGGTCGCCAGGCCGGCGACAGCATGCCGCCCATCAACACCCAACCCATCTGCTATGACGGCATCACCATCATGCCGTATTCGATCGTTGCCTGGTTCGGCCAGCCTGAGTGGGACGCCTCCGAGGCCTTCACCCTGGAGTGGCTGGAAAGCGAAACCCTGTATGAGATCGAGCAATGGCCACTGGAGCAAGTGGCTGCGGCGGAGCACTCCCTGGAATCCGGCAAGAGCTCGGGCAAGCTGGTCATTCGTGTCGCCCCAAGCGATGCCTGA
- a CDS encoding TetR/AcrR family transcriptional regulator, whose product MKKIFDDDEFQAELTSLFLSEGMSALSVGEIAARMRCSRRRLYELAGTKEELFCRMIQRYFDNVLKNGNQVIDQAQGNSAEVLTEYFRVGAKAGSTLSTAFLLDLERLPEAKKIFDEYQNARAVVAEQLLEQGIREGFFVPCHVQLIVETLRAAAQRLRQPEFLTKAGMTMDQAFDEFYRVMLGGLLEKRPGEPVKGKAPRTPKAKVSQ is encoded by the coding sequence ATGAAGAAAATTTTTGATGACGATGAGTTCCAGGCCGAACTCACCAGCCTGTTCCTCAGTGAGGGCATGAGTGCGCTCAGCGTGGGCGAAATTGCTGCGCGGATGCGCTGCTCCAGGCGGCGTCTCTACGAACTGGCCGGAACCAAGGAAGAGCTGTTCTGCCGGATGATCCAGCGCTATTTCGATAATGTTCTCAAAAACGGCAACCAGGTCATCGATCAGGCCCAGGGCAACAGTGCCGAGGTCCTGACGGAGTATTTCCGGGTGGGGGCCAAGGCTGGCAGCACGCTCAGCACGGCCTTCCTGCTGGATCTGGAACGGCTGCCGGAAGCCAAGAAGATCTTCGATGAGTACCAGAACGCCCGCGCAGTGGTGGCCGAGCAGCTCCTCGAGCAAGGCATACGCGAGGGATTCTTCGTGCCCTGTCACGTGCAACTGATCGTGGAGACTTTGCGAGCAGCGGCGCAAAGGCTGCGCCAACCGGAGTTCCTGACCAAGGCCGGCATGACGATGGACCAGGCGTTCGACGAGTTCTATCGGGTCATGCTCGGTGGGCTCCTGGAGAAACGCCCCGGGGAGCCGGTAAAAGGCAAAGCGCCGCGGACGCCCAAGGCCAAGGTGTCGCAATGA
- a CDS encoding thiolase C-terminal domain-containing protein: protein MEPIYIAGVAQTAFTRRPTASIKQMTIEALQDVLADAGADLRQIEAAFFSNGCQDVVEGQTNIAGQIALRAAGLDSIPIVNVENACASASTAVWLALQYLRSGAGDVALAIGVEKMTYGQESLDQRMMEAFRGGMDVHEVEATLQRMDQLGAPPPAGVALGHRTAFMDLYATMCRAHMKRFGSTQRQMAVIAAKNHGHSVHNPRAQFRKAFTVEEVLAGRPLSYPLTVPMCSPFADGAAAAILCTERGAARLGLGRSRVKVRAYELVSGKERAWEDFQQSGGARAARRAYEVAGVGPGDIDVAEVHDATAFGELYVAEQLGFCAFGEGGILAESGATTLGGRIPINPSGGLESRGHPIGATGLAQVFELTQQLRGQCGPRQVTGARLALQENGGGFLGIEEGVAVVSILERVGD from the coding sequence ATGGAACCCATCTACATCGCGGGTGTTGCCCAAACCGCCTTCACCAGGAGGCCGACAGCCTCAATCAAGCAGATGACGATCGAGGCGCTGCAGGACGTACTGGCCGATGCCGGCGCCGATCTGCGGCAGATCGAAGCGGCGTTCTTCTCCAATGGCTGCCAGGACGTGGTGGAAGGGCAGACCAACATCGCCGGGCAGATCGCACTGCGCGCGGCGGGGCTGGACTCGATTCCCATCGTCAATGTGGAGAACGCCTGCGCTTCGGCGTCGACGGCGGTCTGGCTGGCCCTGCAATACTTGCGCTCCGGCGCGGGCGATGTGGCCTTGGCCATCGGCGTCGAAAAGATGACCTACGGCCAGGAGTCCCTCGACCAGCGCATGATGGAAGCCTTTCGCGGCGGCATGGACGTGCACGAGGTAGAGGCCACCCTGCAGCGCATGGATCAACTGGGCGCTCCACCACCTGCAGGAGTGGCGCTAGGGCATCGAACCGCGTTCATGGACCTGTACGCCACCATGTGCCGTGCGCACATGAAACGCTTCGGCTCGACCCAGCGGCAGATGGCGGTGATCGCCGCGAAGAACCATGGCCACTCGGTGCACAACCCAAGAGCGCAGTTCCGCAAGGCCTTCACGGTCGAGGAAGTGCTGGCCGGGCGTCCCCTGAGCTATCCGCTGACGGTACCGATGTGCTCGCCCTTCGCCGATGGTGCGGCGGCGGCCATCCTCTGTACCGAGCGTGGTGCGGCGCGCCTGGGGCTGGGCAGGTCGCGGGTCAAGGTGCGCGCCTATGAACTGGTGTCCGGCAAGGAGCGGGCCTGGGAAGACTTCCAGCAGAGCGGTGGCGCCCGGGCGGCTCGCCGGGCCTACGAGGTGGCAGGGGTCGGGCCAGGCGATATCGATGTGGCCGAAGTGCATGACGCCACGGCTTTTGGTGAACTCTATGTGGCCGAGCAACTGGGTTTTTGCGCATTCGGCGAAGGCGGCATCCTGGCCGAGTCCGGCGCCACCACCCTTGGTGGACGCATTCCGATCAATCCTTCAGGCGGCCTGGAAAGCCGTGGCCATCCGATCGGAGCCACCGGCCTGGCCCAGGTCTTCGAGCTGACCCAGCAACTGCGCGGGCAGTGCGGTCCCCGGCAAGTCACCGGGGCACGCCTGGCGCTGCAGGAGAACGGAGGCGGATTCCTGGGCATCGAGGAAGGCGTTGCGGTGGTCTCCATCCTGGAACGCGTAGGCGATTGA
- a CDS encoding class I adenylate-forming enzyme family protein yields the protein MRIVDFLDKGYRTHPERIFCIDAQGQLSYAQAHDSSHRIANALLALGAGEGSKVSIYAPNCGAVLECIYGMNRMGATWVPLNARNGLEENLHILESFEVDIVLYDTRLAETVAQYMQQVRRAIRFVAIDGPEGDSLRSLCQQVAARAPNLIPGPEHVVSIIPTGGTTGKPKGVMHNNLNWIAQVANVSSALPPKGPVVHLVVAPLTHGAGAIAAILTAQGATHVILDCFDAQKVMRSIEQHRVTHLFLPPTALYALLAHPDVRRYDYSSLQYFLYGAAPAAQAKIEEAIGVFGPVMAQGYGQTEAPTACTFLAPADHRPDDPRLSQRMRSCGRPGILTQVRILTSDGQEAEPMQAGEIEVCGALVMVGYYNNPAATQEAKHGEWLRTGDVGYLDQDGYLYIVDRSKDMIISGGFNIYPSEIEAVVCSLGEVEDCAVIGVPDEKWGEAVKLVVQLKKGRSIDQEVLLRTCREQLGGVKTPKSVEIWNDLPRSATGKVLKREIRNRFWLGTERRV from the coding sequence GTGCGAATTGTTGATTTTCTGGACAAAGGCTACCGGACTCACCCGGAGCGTATTTTCTGTATCGACGCCCAGGGCCAGCTGAGCTACGCGCAGGCCCACGACAGCAGCCATCGGATCGCCAATGCCTTGCTGGCACTGGGAGCAGGCGAGGGGAGCAAGGTCTCGATCTATGCCCCCAATTGCGGCGCGGTTCTGGAGTGCATCTATGGCATGAACCGCATGGGCGCCACCTGGGTGCCGCTGAACGCCCGTAATGGACTGGAAGAAAACCTGCATATCCTCGAGTCCTTCGAGGTGGATATCGTGCTCTACGATACGCGGCTGGCCGAGACGGTCGCGCAATACATGCAGCAGGTCCGGCGGGCGATCCGCTTCGTGGCCATCGACGGCCCGGAGGGGGATTCCCTCAGGAGCCTGTGCCAGCAGGTTGCGGCCCGGGCCCCGAACCTGATCCCGGGGCCGGAACATGTGGTGTCGATCATTCCCACAGGGGGTACCACCGGCAAGCCCAAGGGCGTGATGCACAACAACCTGAACTGGATCGCCCAAGTCGCCAATGTGAGCAGCGCGCTGCCGCCCAAGGGCCCGGTGGTGCACCTGGTGGTCGCGCCGCTGACCCACGGTGCCGGCGCCATTGCCGCGATCCTGACTGCGCAGGGCGCCACCCATGTGATCCTCGATTGCTTCGATGCCCAGAAGGTCATGCGCAGCATCGAGCAACACCGGGTCACGCACCTGTTCCTGCCGCCCACGGCGCTGTATGCGCTGCTGGCCCATCCTGATGTGCGTCGCTACGACTACAGCTCGCTGCAATACTTCCTGTACGGCGCCGCACCCGCGGCCCAGGCGAAGATCGAGGAAGCCATCGGCGTGTTCGGGCCGGTCATGGCCCAGGGCTACGGCCAGACCGAAGCCCCCACGGCCTGCACCTTCCTGGCGCCGGCCGATCACCGCCCCGATGACCCGCGCCTCAGCCAGCGCATGCGCAGTTGCGGACGCCCGGGCATCCTGACGCAGGTACGGATTCTCACCAGTGATGGCCAGGAGGCCGAGCCCATGCAGGCCGGTGAGATCGAAGTGTGCGGCGCCCTGGTGATGGTGGGCTACTACAACAATCCCGCCGCCACCCAGGAGGCGAAGCACGGCGAGTGGCTGCGTACCGGCGATGTCGGCTACCTCGACCAGGACGGTTATCTGTACATCGTCGATCGCAGCAAGGACATGATCATTTCCGGTGGCTTCAACATCTATCCTTCCGAAATCGAAGCGGTGGTGTGCTCCCTGGGCGAGGTCGAGGATTGCGCGGTGATTGGTGTCCCCGATGAAAAATGGGGCGAGGCGGTCAAGCTGGTGGTGCAATTGAAGAAAGGCCGGTCCATCGACCAGGAAGTGCTACTGCGCACCTGCCGCGAGCAGTTGGGCGGGGTGAAGACGCCCAAGTCAGTGGAGATTTGGAACGACTTGCCACGCAGCGCTACGGGCAAGGTGCTCAAGCGCGAAATCAGAAACCGGTTCTGGCTCGGCACCGAGCGGAGGGTATGA
- a CDS encoding SDR family NAD(P)-dependent oxidoreductase gives MTALAGMNIIVSGGASGIGLAIAKNLLAKGARVCVTGRSADKLRTLQAELGRDGALVEVRSFDVTDRPAVFSAVAELLASWGRIDGLVNNAGVYKSAAFLDFAAEDFENLFQTNVMGCVNLMQAVLPHLLAQRAGRIVNIASTAGKWGSMNQSAYNVSKHALVGLTRCVALETAAHGVTVNAICPGLVATDMMHELLARQAQAMGTDKDSLQASLEERIPLRRAIRPEEIGELAAYLLSPGAAGMTGQSILYDGGLVMT, from the coding sequence ATGACCGCACTTGCAGGAATGAACATCATCGTCAGCGGCGGCGCCAGTGGTATCGGGCTGGCCATCGCCAAGAACCTGCTGGCCAAGGGTGCCCGGGTCTGTGTCACCGGGCGTAGCGCGGATAAATTGCGGACCCTCCAGGCGGAACTGGGTCGTGATGGGGCCCTGGTGGAGGTACGCAGCTTCGATGTCACCGATCGCCCGGCGGTATTCTCGGCCGTCGCCGAGCTGCTGGCGAGCTGGGGCCGCATCGACGGCCTGGTCAACAACGCCGGGGTATACAAGTCCGCGGCCTTCCTCGACTTCGCCGCCGAAGACTTCGAGAACCTGTTCCAGACCAATGTAATGGGCTGCGTGAACTTGATGCAGGCGGTGCTCCCGCATTTGCTCGCACAAAGGGCCGGGCGCATCGTCAACATCGCTTCCACCGCGGGCAAATGGGGCTCCATGAACCAGAGCGCCTACAACGTGAGCAAGCACGCGCTGGTGGGGCTGACCCGTTGCGTGGCGTTGGAGACAGCCGCCCACGGCGTCACGGTGAATGCGATCTGCCCGGGCCTGGTGGCCACCGACATGATGCATGAACTGCTGGCCCGCCAGGCCCAGGCGATGGGTACGGACAAGGACAGCTTGCAAGCTTCGCTGGAGGAGCGGATTCCCCTGCGCCGGGCGATTCGCCCCGAAGAGATCGGCGAGCTGGCGGCCTATCTGCTGTCACCGGGTGCGGCCGGCATGACCGGCCAATCGATCCTGTACGACGGCGGCCTGGTCAT